One segment of Panicum virgatum strain AP13 chromosome 1K, P.virgatum_v5, whole genome shotgun sequence DNA contains the following:
- the LOC120647525 gene encoding cysteine-rich receptor-like protein kinase 10, with product MKVVVFLLVLAVLMAPFPAAADVFCDNVKVVADALPKNTSASPVHFATSTVGQAPNVVYAMSFCRGDIVNDTACAECVASTFARIFRQTPPERECFDAASYFLDCPVFYSGHNIINNSTADDDEPFALWNPNNVTGDVRLIVGLIRQLLLDTVQMAANAAPLRFATGAMDSGTTFPVVYSIAQCTPDLSAGDCLACLQRLLGMINATMAPRMGAQIHVIRCYFRYESSPFFDNEPMLRIGPKSLAPAPSHPILPTKHKGGISKLWVIPIVVVPLVVAAFFFYCSPWFTRYRKGKAGSARRTQDWQGEDDLVLDGKNSDFSVFDLQQMLDATDNFSEENKLGQGGFGAVYKGQLPDGLEIAIKRLASHSGQGFTQFRNEVQLIAKLQHRNLVRLLGCCSQEEEKILVYEYLPNKSLDFFIFDQDKRALLDWSKLHAIIEGIAHGLLYLHKHSRLRVIHRDLKPSNILLDGEMNPKISDFGLAKIFSSNNTQGNTTKRVVGTYGYMAPEYASEGIFSIKSDVFSFGVLVLEILSGKRNSGSHQCGDFINLIGYAWQLWEEGRWADLVDASLVPKTHSVEMMKCINIALLCVQENAIDRPTMVDVVAMLSSETMIPAEPKQPAYFNVRVGNEEASITATDSYSINDVTISVTTPR from the exons ATGAAGGTGGTCGTCTTCCTCCTGGTCCTCGCCGTGCTGATGGCACCGTTCCCGGCGGCCGCCGACGTCTTCTGTGACAACGTGAAGGTTGTCGCGGACGCCCTGCCCAAGAACACCTCCGCCTCCCCTGTGCACTTCGCCACCTCCACTGTCGGCCAGGCTCCCAACGTCGTCTACGCCATGTCCTTCTGCCGCGGCGACATCGTCAACGACACCGCCTGCGCGGAATGCGTGGCCAGCACCTTCGCGAGGATATTCCGTCAGACGCCGCCGGAGCGGGAGTGCTTCGACGCCGCCTCCTACTTCCTCGACTGCCCCGTCTTCTACTCCggccacaacatcatcaacaacagcacggccgacgacgacgagcccttTGCCCTCTGGAACCCCAACAACGTGACCGGCGACGTCCGCCTCATCGTCGGCCTCATCCGCCAGCTGCTGCTGGATACTGTGCAGATGGCGGCCAACGCGGCGCCACTGCGGTTCGCCACTGGCGCCATGGACAGCGGCACCACCTTTCCGGTGGTCTACTCCATAGCGCAGTGCACGCCGGACCTGTCCGCCGGCGACTGCCTAGCGTGCCTGCAGCGCCTCCTGGGCATGATCAACGCCACCATGGCTCCGCGCATGGGCGCACAGATCCATGTCATACGCTGCTATTTCAGGTACGAGTCGTCTCCCTTCTTCGACAACGAACCGATGCTGCGGATTGGCCCAAAGTCGCTGGCGCCGGCGCCATCACATCCCATCCTCCCGACCAAACACAAGG GTGGTATAAGCAAGCTGTGGGTGATCCCCATAGTTGTGGTTCCCCTGGTGGTGGCGGCATTTTTCTTCTACTGCTCCCCTTGGTTCACAAGGTACAGGAAAG GTAAGGCAGGATCAGCAAGGCGTACTCAGGACTGGCAGGGAGAGGACGACCTAGTTCTGGACGGCAAGAATTCGGACTTCTCGGTCTTCGACTTGCAACAGATGCTGGATGCCACAGACAATTTTTCAGAGGAGAACAAACTTGGGCAAGGTGGTTTTGGCGCTGTCTACAAG GGCCAGCTTCCTGATGGGCTGGAGATAGCAATTAAGAGACTTGCTTCACACTCCGGGCAAGGCTTCACTCAGTTCAGAAATGAAGTCCAGCTCATAGCCAAGCTCCAGCACAGGAATCTTGTGAGGCTATTGGGGTGCTGTTCTCAAGAAGAGGAGAAAATATTGGTCTATGAATACCTGCCAAACAAAAGCTTGGACTTCTTCATATTTG ACCAAGATAAAAGAGCTTTACTGGATTGGTCCAAACTTCACGCAATAATTGAAGGAATAGCACATGGACTTCTTTACCTACACAAGCACTCCCGTTTGCGCGTCATACATAGAGATCTGAAACCAAGCAACATTCTCTTGGATGGCGAAatgaatccaaaaatttcagattttggGCTAGCCAAAATATTCAGCTCAAACAATACTCAAGGAAACACTACAAAAAGAGTGGTTGGCACATA TGGCTATATGGCTCCTGAGTATGCTTCGGAGGGCATCTTCTCTATCAAATCCGATGTGTTCAGCTTTGGTGTTCTTGTTCTTGAGATCCTTAGCGGAAAACGGAACTCCGGAAGCCATCAGTGTGGCGATTTCATTAATCTCATTGGATAT GCATGGCAACTCTGGGAAGAGGGAAGGTGGGCTGACCTTGTTGATGCATCCTTGGTTCCCAAGACTCACTCGGTAGAAATGATGAAGTGCATTAACATTGCACTGTTATGCGTACAAGAGAATGCAATTGACCGACCAACCATGGTAGATGTTGTTGCAATGCTAAGCAGCGAGACTATGATTCCGGCTGAGCCTAAGCAGCCAGCATATTTTAATGTGAGGGTGGGGAATGAAGAGGCATCCATTACTGCAACCGACTCCTATAGTATCAATGATGTGACCATATCTGTCACAACTCCAAGATAG